The following nucleotide sequence is from Rhizobium bangladeshense.
GCCTTCGAACCCGTGGAAATCGAAGGCTTTGAACGGCAGGGCCGGTATCGCTTTGAGAACCGAGCGCTGCAGATCGACGGGCACAATATCCTGGGAATATCGGAAACCCTCAGGAAAATCGTCATCGGCCACACCAAAGAGATCCTTTTGTACCATCGTGGCCACTGCTCATGTCCTCAATGCACGCTCGGGGTTTCCATAACAATCGCGAAGTCTTCTGCGACCAATTCGCTGACTGCTATGAGGATTTCCTCCCGCGAAAAGCCCGATGTCAGTGCGCGCTGGATCAGCTCCTGCAAATCCGGCTCGACCACATCGCGGCAATCCTCGAGGCGTTCCTCCGAAACGGTGAGGCTAATCAGTTCGTCCATTGTCTATCCTTTCGGGAATTGTAATCGCTGAGACCGGGTAGATTCTAACGCGCGGCGGTCCGCTTGCGCCCGACCAGCAGCCCTTCGCGCTGCATCTTCTTGCGGGCAGCCTTTCGCTGCCGGCTGATTGCCTGCGCTTTTTCCCGGACGCGGCGTTCGGACGGTTTCTCATAGGCGCGCCGTTCCTTCATTTCGCGGAACAGCCCTTCGCGCTGCATTTTCTTCTTCAAGGCCCTGAGGGCCTGATCGACGTTGTTGTCTCTGACGAGTACCTGCATGTCGAGTCTCCTTGTTGGGATTATGATCGTTTCTCAGCCGAACTGTGCAGCGATCGGCGCCTACATTCGCGGCGGCAAAGAGGCAGGGGAAATGCCGTTCAGGCTCCCGCAGTTTAGGACAGCATGCTGCGCTTGCGCCGGCCGACCTGCCGCAATCGCAGTCGCTGTGTTTCGTGGTTCAAAAGAAATCCTCTGCCGGCCGCAGCCGTGATCATCGCTTGTTCTTGGGATTGCCCATAGTGCGCCGGCTGGCACACACCGCCGATCCTTGGCGTTCGCGGACGAGTCGGCACCACTCCGGTGTCCGATGGGATCAAGGTCGACCTTAAGATAGGTGCGGGTGTCTGGGATTGCAATGGTGTGCAGGCACCGTAAAGCAGCATCAGAGAAGCGCCGCGGTAACGTAGTCGCCGCAGAGGTTCTTTCAAGTTTACCGCGTGTAAATAGGTCGAAATTGCTTCAAATTTGATTGAAGTGAAAAGCGTATTAGTCGATTTATAAGCGGCTGCACACGCTAAACGCGAATGTTAACCTTGCGTTAAATAACCCATTGACTTGTAGTATTAATAAGTTGTTAAAGGAGCGGCTCGCTAAGGTCAAATTGGCCTGCTGATAAACAATTTTAGGAGAAACTAATGGCTTCGCTGATTCACGCAACTGACGATAGTGCAACATTTCAAGAAACTGACGTAATTTCCGGAAATCTTCTTTCCAACGACTCGTCCGAAAACGGTCATCTGTTCCTGCGTGCATTTGACGGCGCTAGCGTTGGCGCCAAGAGCGGCATGAACCAGATCACCGAAATCCAGGGCGAGTACGGCACGTTCTTCGTCAAGCCGGACGGCAGCTATACCTATGTGCTGAGCGATGCAGCCAAGATCGGCTTCAGCAACGGCGAGCTGCTCCAGGAGAAGGTATCGTACAAGATCTCCGACGGCAGCGGCCATACCGATGTCGGCCTGTTCACGCTCAACATCCAGGGCGTCACCCAGAAGCCGATTGCTGTCGACGACGTCTACAGCTTCACCGAAGGCAGCCCCATTGCCGGCAACGTTCTCGATAACGACATCGCAGGCGACAATGGCAAGATGTTCCTGCGTCAGTTCCTGAGCACGCAGGTGGATTCCAAGGCTGATGCCGTAACCGATATTGCCGGTACCTACGGCACCTTCCATGTCAAGGCGAACGGCGAGTTCACCTACGAGCTCACGGCCGATCTCGAAGCGGGTCAGACCTACACGGAAGTTCTCCGCTACTACAAGATCTCCGATGGCGAAGGCCATACGGACACTGCCAAGGTGACGCTCAACATCCTCGGCACGGACGCTCTGCCCGACGGCGTCGGCGTTTGATCCGCAGCCCATAGATCAGTGAGACAAGACGCCCGCCGCGCAATCGGCGGGCTTTTTCATATATAAGCCGCTTTTACCGAAATGCCGGATGCACGCCGGCATATAACACCTTTTAGCTAGTTCGTATAAAAGCCGGGCGGGCGTAGTCTCGATGTTCGGAGGACAAGCTCTTGACCGAACATATCGAACCCAACCAAATCGAGTCGGAGGATCTGACGAAAGTCTGGTCCGTAACCGAGTTCTGCGCTCGCCATCGGATAGATGCCGAGGAGCAGGCGCTGCTTCTCAAGCTCTTTGGGCCATTCGCGACAGCTTGCGAACTGCTCCACAATGCCAGGCGCGCGCCGCGATTTCGATAAAAGCTCCGCATTGTTGCTAGCGGTTGCCGGTTTGCTTGCCTCGGCGCGCCGATTTCGAAATTGCAAATACGCTTGCTATCCCAGGCGGCTAAGCGCGCCGTCAGCTTTTCAGGTAGCTGACGACCGCATCGGCGATCATTCCGCGATGGCGTTCGATGATCTCGCCATCCGATAGATTGCGCCGGAAGATCGTGCCGAACGTGTAGCGGTTCGACACGCGAAAGAAGCAGAAGGCGCTGATCATCATATGGATGTCGATCGGGTCGGCTTTTCGCCGGAAGACGCCTTGGGTAAAGCCTCGCTCCAAGATACCGGCAATGGTTTCGATGACGGAGACGTTGAGATCGCGGATAGCTTCGGAGCGAAGCATATGGGCGGCATGATGGATGTTCTCGATGCTGACGAGCCGGACGAAATCAGGATTGGCTTCGTCGTGATCGAAGGTCGTTGAAATCAGTGTCCGCAACGCTTCTTCCGGCTCGAGATTGGATAGATGCAGATCGGCTTCCAGCGATCGTATCTTGCGGTAGGACTGTTCGAGGACGGCGAGATAAAGGCCCTCCTTGCTGCCGAAATAATAATAGATCATCCGCTTCGAGGTGCGCGTCTTCTCGGCGATCGAGTCGACGCGGGCGCCGGCGAGCCCATGAGTGGAGAATTCCTCTGTTGCGACGAGCAGAATATCTTCCTTCGTCTGCTGTGGATCATTCTTCCGGCCGTTTTCGCCCCGTTCCGCCATGAGCCTGGTTACCGCACTTTCTAATCCGTTGTTTTATATCTCGATTTTATGGTCTTAAGCTCAAGTGGAAACAAGTTCTTTCTGTTTCCGAGCCCGCCAGTCTTATTCACGTTGATTGAATGTTTCAATAGATGCCGCTTGACATACGAACTAGTTAGTACATTCTGGAGTGGCGAACAGTGGAGGAATTGATCGCGACGGCAATATCTAGGTCATGACGTGCATCCGCGGGTCTGACTACGGTCGGCCGGCAGGAGCAAAGGCTACGCTTGGGAGGAGCGAATGACCCGTATCATCGATTTCTATTTCTTCGCGCTGAAGGTGACGATCGCGTTGCTGCTGGCAGGTATGGTCGTGCTGGTTTTCGGCAATGTGGTGCTTCGTTACGCGTTCAACCAGGGCATCACCTCCTCGGAGGAATTATCGCGGATCTTTTTCGTGTGGCTGACCTTCCTCGGCGCCGTGGTCGCAATGCGCGAGCACGCACATCTCGGGGTGGATTCTCTGATCACGCGCCTCCCGAAACCTTTCGCCAAGTTCGCTGTGCTGCTCGGTTACGGCATGATGCTAGCCGCCACATGGCTTATGATCAGCGGCAGCTGGACCCAGACGCTGATCAACCTTCACGTTTTGGCGCCGGCGACCGGTATTTCGATGGGCGTCTTCTATGGCGCCGGACTAGCCTTTGGCGTCCCGGCCTTTTTCATCCTTCTCTGGGACGCTTTTGCCATCGTGACCGACCGCATCGACGTGACGACCGCCGAGCTTGTGCGCGACAGCGAGGAACAGGCGGCGCTCCAAGAGCCCGCGCAAACGGCCTTCCCCGTTCTGAAGCCGAAGCACTGAGGAGCACGTCATGACTGTCACGATCTTTCTCGGCGCGCTTCTCGGTCCGATGGCGCTCGGAGTGCCGATCGCCTTTGCCCTCGTCATATCAGGCGTGGCGCTGATGATGTATCTCGACATGTTCGATGCGCAGATCGTCGCGCAGAACGTGCTGAACGGCGCCGACAGCTTCCCGCTGATGGCGGTGCCTTTCTTCCTTCTCGCCGGTGAGGTGATGAACACAGGCGGTCTTTCGCGCCGCATCGTCAATCTGGCCATGGCCATGGTGGGCCATATCAGGGGCGGCCTCGGCTTCGTCGCGATCTTTGCGGCCTGTGTGCTGTCGAGCCTTTCCGGATCGGCCGTCGCCGATGCCGCCGCCCTCGGCGCGCTGCTCTTCCCGATGATGCTGAAATCCGGTCATGATCCTGCTCGCGCCGGCGGTTTGCTTGCATCGGCCTCGATCATCGGCCCAATCATCCCGCCATCTATCGGCTTCATTCTCTATGGTGTCATTGGTGGGGTCTCGATCACCAAGCTGTTTCTCGCCGGTATCGTTCCCGGCCTGCTGATCGCGGCAGCACTCTGCGTCACCTGGCTGATCGTGGCGCGCAAGGAGCAGTTCGCCCTGCCGCCGAGACAAAGCGGCGCCGTGCGGATGAAGGCCTTCGTCGAAAGCATCTGGGCGCTGATGCTTCCCGTCATCATCATCGTCGGCCTGAAGTTCGGCGTGTTCACCCCGACCGAAGCCGGAGTCGTGGCGGCGGTCTATTCGCTGTTCGTATCGATGGTCGTCTATCGCGAACTGCCGCCGGCGCGGCTGTTCGAGGTCTTCGTCGCGGCTGCAAAAATCACCTCGGTGGTGATGTTCCTGGTGGCCTGCGCCGCGGTCTCGGCCTGGCTGATCACCGTCGCCGATGTGCCCGGCGAACTCGCGGCCCTTGTCGAACCCCTCATGGACAATCAGACGCTGCTGCTGCTTGCCATCATGGTGCTGATCGTCGTCGTCGGCACCGCAATGGACATGACGCCGACGATCCTGGTCATGACGCCGGTGCTGATGCCCATCATCAAACAGGCCGGTATCGACCCGGTTTATTTCGGTGTGCTGTTCATCATCAACAACTCGATCGGGCTGATAACGCCGCCTGTCGGCACCGTGCTCAACGTCATTTGCGGCGTCTCGAAGCTTTCGATGGAGGATCTGATGAAGGGCGTCATCCCCTTCATGATCGCCGAACTGATTGTTCTGCTTTTGCTCGTCCTTTTCCCCGCGCTTGTGACCGCTCCGGTTGCCTGGTTCGGGCACTGACTTCGCCTGTGGCGATGGAATTTCAACGCGGCCGGAGGGAGATTCCGGCTCTATCCTGGGAGGAAAACATGCTGAACAGATTGACGAAACTGGCTCTGGGGCTGGCCCTGCCCATTGCCTTCCTGGCAAGCGGCCCCGCTATGGCGGAGATCCGCGAACACAGCCTCAAATTCGCCGCCGCCAATAATAAAGGCCATCCCCAGGTCATGGGCATGGAGAAATTTGCCGAACTGGTGAAGGAAAAGAGCGGCGGCAAGATCGAGGTCAAGCTGTTTCCGGGCGGCGTGCTCGGCGGCGACGTTCAGACGGTGTCGGCGCTGCAGGGCGGTGTGATCGAGATGACGGTGCTCAACGCCGGGATTCTCGCAAGCAACGTCAAACAGTTCGGCGCTGTTGACCTGCCGTTCCTCTTCAACAGCGGCGAAGAGGCCGACAAGGTGATGGACGGTGCGTTCGGTACCGGCCTGATGAAGCTCCTGCCCGACACCGGGCTCGTCGGTCTCGCTTATTGGGAACTCGGCTTTCGCAACCTCACCAATAACCGTCATCCGGTCACCAAGCTCGAGGACATCAAGGGCCTGAAGATCCGCACGATTCAGTCGCCGATCCCGATCGAACTCTTCAACAGCCTCGGCGCCAATGCGGTGCCCCTGCCCTATACGGAACTCTATACCGCGCTTGAAACCGGCACCGTCGACGGCCAGGAAAATCCGGCCGCCAACATCATCAATGCCAAATTCTTCGAAGTGCAGAAGTACATGACGATCACCCGTCACCAGTACAATCCGCAGATCGTGCTCATCAGCAAGAAGTTCTGGGATGGCTTGAACGACGAGGAAAAGGCGGTCTTCCAGTCGGCTGCCACGGAAGCCCGCGATTATCAGCGCAAGGTGTCCAGGGAAAAGGACGCCAGCGCAATCGCGGAAATCAAGAAGACCGGCATGGACGTCGCCGAACTCAGCCCCGAAGAGACGCAGAAACTGCGCGACGCCGTCAAGCCGCTGATCGACAAGTTCACGGCCCAGATCGGTGCCGATACCGTCACACAGCTCTTCAAGGAACTCGACGCGGTTCGCGGCAAGTAAGCGAATCAAGGCCCGCAGCGATCCTGCGGGCCTTTCCAATCACCAGCAAACGGGAACTGGCGCATGTCCGAGATACTGCTGAAACCGTTGAAAGCCGGGCTGATCGGCTCCGGCATCCAGGCGTCGCTCACGCCTGCCATGCATATGAAGGAAGGGGCTGCGCAGGGACTGGACTACGACTTTGAGTTAATCGATCTCGTCAAACTGAACGCTTCGCCGGCCGATCTCTCGCGGTTGATCGCGGACGCCGAAGCGCGTGGTCTTGCCGGCCTCAACATCACCCATCCCTGTAAGCAGCTCGTCATCCCGCTGCTCGACGACTTGTCGCCCGAAGCCCGGGCGCTCGGCGCCGTCAATACCGTCGTCCTGAAGGACAACAGGCGCTTCGGGCACAATACCGACTGGTGGGGCTTCGCCGAGAGCTTCCGCCGCGGGCTGCCGCAAGCCGATCTTTCCTCGGCCGTGCAGCTCGGAGCAGGCGGAGCGGGTGTCGCAACCGCCTATGCCATCCTGACGCTCGGCCTGAAGAGCCTGACGGTCTTCGACCGGGAGCATGAGCGCGCCGTGGATGTGGCGGAAACGATGTCCGCGCTCTTTCCCGATGCATCGATTACCGCCAGCAACGATCTTGAAGCCGCGATGAAGGTCGCATCCGGGCTGATCCACGCGACGCCGACCGGCATGACAAAATATCCCGGTGTGCCGCTTCCGCCCGAATTTCTTGAAAGGCGGCATTGGGTCGCCGAAATCGTCTACTTCCCGCTGGAGACGGAGCTTCTGCGGCAGGCAAGGCAGCGCGGCTGCCGGACGCTCGACGGCGGCGGCATGGCGGTCTTCCAGGCGGTCGGCGCCTTTCGCCTGATCACCGGCAGGGAGGCCGATGCTGGCCGCATGCTCGCTCACTTTAAGACCATGACGACCTGACACCTATCGCGAGGACCACTGCGATGAAGACATCGATTGCGACTGTTTCGCTGAGCGGCGACCTCAGTGACAAGCTGGAGGCGATCGCCAAGGCCGGCTTCGACGGGGTGGAGATCTTCGAGAATGATTTCCTGATCTTCGACGAAAGCCCGAAAGAGGTCGGCCGCATGGTGCGTGATCTCGGCATGGAGATCACGCTCTTTCAGCCGTTTCGTGATTTCGAAGGCATGCCGGAGCCGCTGCGCAGCCGCACTTTCGATAGGGCCGAGCGCAAGTTCGACCTCATGCAGGAGATGGGCACTGATCTCGTGCTTGTATGCTCGAACGTCTCGCCGGCCGCCCTCGGCGGTCTCGACCGGGCGGCGGCGGATTTTCGTGAACTCGGCGAGCGTGCCGCCAGACGCGGTCTGCGCGTCGGCTATGAGGCGCTCGCCTGGGGCCGCCATATCCACGATCATCGCGACGCCTGGGAGATCGTCCGGCGGGCCGATCATCCGAATATCGGCCTGATCCTCGACAGCTTTCATACCCTGTCGCGCAAGATCGACGTCAACTCGATTCGGTCGATCCCGAAGGAAAAGATCTTCATCATCCAGCTTGCCGATGCGCCGTCGATCGACATGGATCTGCTCTACTGGAGCCGGCACTTCCGCAACATGCCGGGTGAAGGCGATCTGCCGGTGCTCGATTTCATGAAGGCTGTCGCGGCAACCGGCTATGACGGCTATCTCTCGCTTGAGATCTTCAACGACCAGTTCCGCGGCGGTTCGCCGAGCGCGATTGCCGTCGACGGCCGCCGTTCGCTGATCTATCTCGGCGACCAGGTCAACCGCCAGCAGCCGGAGAGCGCATTGCCGGTGCCCTCGATGCCGCCGCGCGCTTCCGTCGAGGGCATCGCCTTCATCGAGTTTACGGCAGACGAGGACGAGGCGTCGCAGCTTGAAGTGCTGTTTTCAAGCCTAGGCTTCCGCAAGGCGGCCAGGCACAAGAGCAAACGGGTGACGGTCTTCCGGCAGGGCGCCATCAATCTCGTCATCAATACCGAGCGGAAAGGTTTTGCCAGCGCCTCTTTTGCCGTGCACGGCACCTCGGCCTATGCCGCCGGCCTGATGGTCGATGATGCCGTGGCGGCCCTGCGGCGCGCCGTCGCGCTTGGCGCCGAGCGCTTCTCCCAGTCGCTCGATGCCGGCGAGATCGAGATGCCGGCGGTGCGCGGCGTCGGCGGCGGTGTGCTCTATTTCCTCGACCGCAAGAGCGATCTCGGCCGCATCTGGGATATTGAATTCGAGGCGGTCGAAGACGACGAGGCTTGCCGGCCGGCCGGGCTGCAATCGATCGATCATATGGCGCAGACGATGAAATACGAGGAGCTCTTGACCTGGCTGCTGTTCTACACCTCGCTCGTCGAGGCGGAGAAGACGCCGATGGTCGATATCGTCGATCCCTCGGGCATCGTCCGGAGCCAGGTCGTCGAGAACCGCGAAGGCTCGCTGCGCATCACCATGAACGGGGCGGAAAACCGCAATACGCTCGCCGGCCGTTTCATCGCCGAAACCTTCGGCTCCGGCATCCAGCATCTCGCCTTCAGGACCGACGACATCTTCGCCACTGCCGCAGCCCTTGCCGCCAACGGCTTCGTTCCGCTGGCGATCTCGCCGAACTATTATGATGATCTCGAAGCCCGCTTCGGCCTCGACGCCGATTTCGCCGAGCGTCTAAAGGCTGGCAACATCCTCTACGACCGCGATGACCACGGCGAATATTTCCAGCTCTATAGCCCGACCTATGGCGAGGGCCTATTCTTCGAGATCGTCGAACGGCGCGGCTATCGCGGCTACGGTGCGGCCAACGCCATCTTCAGGATTGCGGCTCTCCGGAAACATCTGAGACCGGCGGGCCTGCCGCGTACCTGAGGCGCGATCTCAGGGCCGACTTCCGCAGCATCAGCACCGCTTGACCAAATGCGGGCGTGGCCCCCCTCCCCGAGGGATCGCTGACATTTTACCGCGTCGTATAGCCACCGTCGACAACAAGCACCTCGCCGGTGACATAACTTGCCGCCGCCGAGCAGAGAAACAGGGCTGCACCGGCCACCTCTTCCGGCTGCCCGACACGTCCCATCGGCGTCATGCTGCGCCAGGTCGGGAACCAGTCGGGGTTGGCGATGCCGCCGCGCGACATGTCGGTCTCGATATAGCCGGGAGCAATGGCATTGACGCGGATGTTCTCGGCGGCGACTTCGCTTGCCAAGCTCTTCGTCATCATATGGACCGCCGCTTTGGAGGCGTTATAAGCCACCTGGTTCTGCGGAATGTTGGATACAATGCCGGATATCGAGCCGATGTTGAGGATGACGCCGCCGCCCTGGCGCCGCATGGGTGCAAGTGCTGCGCGGCAGGTGCGGAAGACGGCGTCGACATTGACGGTCATGATCTCGCGCCAGATGGCATCGGAGAATTCGCCGCTGTCGCCATGAATTGCGATGCCGGCATTGTTGACCAGTATATGGAGCCGGTCCACCCGTGAGAGGGTTTCGGCAACGAGCGCATCGGGGGCATTGTCCCCCATCATGTCAGCGGCGATGAAATCGAAGTCGACGCCTGCCTTGGCGAGCCGGTCTTCACTCGCTACGCTGCGAGTTCTTCCGCTGATGAAGACCTTGGCGCCCGCCTCGCCGAGCGCCTCGGCGATCGCCAGTCCGATGCCGCGCGTACCGCCGGTCACCAGCGCCACCTGTCCGTTCATGCGAAATCTGTCGAAGATCATGGCCGATTCCTTTCTCCGGTTGGGGAGCCCGGCACATCCTCCTCAGATGTCGGTGCTCTGCGGCAGGATGACGAGGTCGCGGATCGTGACGTTGCGTGGACGTGTCAGCATGAAGAGCACCGCTTCGGCCACTTCTTTCGGCTCCATCAGACCGCCCGCGGCGAGTGCCTCATCGAGCTTCTCTTGCGGCCAATCGCTAATAAGGGCGGTGACGACAGGGCCGGGCGCGACGGCGCCGACGCGCAAGCCGTGCTTGGCGACTTGTCGTCTGAGGGTATGGACAAAGGCTTGGACCGCGTGTTTGGAGGCCGTGTAGATCGGCTCCCAGACGACGGGGATCATCCCGGCAACCGAACTCGTCAGGATGATATCGCCGGTCTTGCGCCCGACCATGTGCGGCAGGACGGCATGCACCGAGCGAAATGCGGCGTTGATGTTCAGGTTGAGCATGCGATCCCAGGCGTCAGGGTCGCCGTCAAGCACTTCACCGCCGATATAGGATCCGGCATTGGCGTGGAAGATGTCCAACTGGCCTGCTTTCTCCAGAATCCCGGGCATCATCCCAGCCACGCATTTGGGATCCAGGAGATCGACGACTAAGGGAACAGCCTCTTCGCCGAGCTTCGCGCAGATTTCCCTCAATGCCTCTTCGTTGCGGTCGATCAACACGACGCGCGCACCTGATGCAAGCATGGTCTTGGCGCATTCGAGGCCGATACCCGATGCCGCGCCGGTGACGGCCGCGACTTTTCCAGACAGATCCTGTCCCATTTTCTTCCTCTGCTTTCCTGGTTGGTTTAGGCTCTGCCGTGCGAAATCCGCGACCGGCGTGCCAGCGAATCGACGATGACGGCGACGGCAAGCACGGCACCCGTGATCATGTACCGAAGCGATGACGACAGATCGAGAAGTGTCAGTCCGCTGGCGATCGACTGGATAACGATGATGCCGAGAAGGGCTGAATAGGCGCTGCCGCGCCCGCCGAACAGGCTCGTGCCGCCGATGACTGCCGCAGCGATGGCGTTGAGATTGACGTCGCCCGTGCCGGCCTGCTGGCTGGCTGTCGCCAGCCGCGCGGCGGAAAGCACGCCGCCGGTCGCCGCCAGCAAAGCGCAGATGACGAAGGCGCTCGCATAGATGCGCGGCACGTTGATGCCCGAGCGGCGGGCCGCCTCCCTGTTGCCCCCGACGGCATGCATCGAGCGTCCCCATTTCGTCCGCGTCAGCGCGTAATTCATCGCGGCGACGAGCCCGACGAAGAGTCCGAACATCCAGGGAATGCCGCGCGACTGGTTGAGATAGAAGGCTATCGCCTCCAGGGCGACTGTAATGATGACGGCGCGCAGAAGCAGTCCGCCGACCGATTTCGACGACAGCCCGGCGGCGCGCCGGCGCGCCGCCGTGCGGTAGCTCGCGAAGAAGAAACCAAAGCCGGCAAGGGCAACAAGCGCATAGGCGACCGGATCCGGCATGACCATGATCTGCCCGAAATTCACGAGCCACGAGCCATAGGTCAGATTGATCGAGCCGGTCGATCCGAGGATGTAGAGCTGCAGCCCGAGAACGGCGAGCAGTCCCGACAGGGTAGAGACGAAGCTCGGCATGCCGAAGCGGTTGAAGAGGAAGGCGTAGAGCGAGCCGATCAAGGCGCCGACCGCCATGGCGGCAAGAATGGCCAGCACCACCGGCCAGCCCTGGTTGATCCAGAAGACGCCGACGAGCGCCGAGGCGAAGCCGCTGACGGAGCCGACGGAAAGATCGATCTCTCCTACCATCAGGATGCAGACGATGCCGAGCGAGATGACGCCGACCGTCGAGCAGTCGAAGAGCATGTTGACGAGATTGGCGCTCGAGAGGAACACGGGATTGAGCGCCTGAAAAACTGTCCAGATGATCGCCAGACCAACGATGACCGGCAGCGAGCCCAGGTCGCCGGAGCGGATTCGATCCCAGAAGGCGCGGGCCCAGCCGGCAAGGCTGTCGTCATGGCGCACTCTTTCGTCGCGCCGATCGAGAAGCGCGGGTGCTGCCGGTTCGTTCTCAATGGTCTTCATCATGGCCTTCCCTCCTCGTTCTCTCGGCTTTGCGCCTTGCGGCGCATCGCGCGGCGGGAGACGGAGTTGTTGGACGCGCCGGTAATCGCGCTGACCAGCTCTTCGTTGGACGCGTCGGGCATGAAGGTGCCGTTGTTGCGGCCGAGCCGAAGCACGACGATGCGGTCGGCGACGGCCCGCACATCCTCCATGTTGTGGCTGATCATGATAACGCCCAGCCCGCGTTCACGCACGCGTTCGATCAGGTCGAGCACCTCGGCCGTCTGGGCGACGCCAAGAGCTGCTGTGGGCTCGTCGAGCATGATCAGTTTCGGCTCGAGCAGCAGCGACCGGGCAATCGCCACGGTCTGCCGCTGCCCGCCGGAAAGCGAGGCGACCGGCTCGCGCACGCTTGGGATCCGGGCCGAAAGCTCGCTCAGCAGCTTCCAGGCGCGGATTTCCATGGCGACTTCGTCGAGCTGAAACGGATTGAGCTCCTTGCCAAGAAAGATATTGGCGACGACATCGAG
It contains:
- a CDS encoding SDR family oxidoreductase, translated to MGQDLSGKVAAVTGAASGIGLECAKTMLASGARVVLIDRNEEALREICAKLGEEAVPLVVDLLDPKCVAGMMPGILEKAGQLDIFHANAGSYIGGEVLDGDPDAWDRMLNLNINAAFRSVHAVLPHMVGRKTGDIILTSSVAGMIPVVWEPIYTASKHAVQAFVHTLRRQVAKHGLRVGAVAPGPVVTALISDWPQEKLDEALAAGGLMEPKEVAEAVLFMLTRPRNVTIRDLVILPQSTDI
- a CDS encoding sugar ABC transporter permease, with the translated sequence MMKTIENEPAAPALLDRRDERVRHDDSLAGWARAFWDRIRSGDLGSLPVIVGLAIIWTVFQALNPVFLSSANLVNMLFDCSTVGVISLGIVCILMVGEIDLSVGSVSGFASALVGVFWINQGWPVVLAILAAMAVGALIGSLYAFLFNRFGMPSFVSTLSGLLAVLGLQLYILGSTGSINLTYGSWLVNFGQIMVMPDPVAYALVALAGFGFFFASYRTAARRRAAGLSSKSVGGLLLRAVIITVALEAIAFYLNQSRGIPWMFGLFVGLVAAMNYALTRTKWGRSMHAVGGNREAARRSGINVPRIYASAFVICALLAATGGVLSAARLATASQQAGTGDVNLNAIAAAVIGGTSLFGGRGSAYSALLGIIVIQSIASGLTLLDLSSSLRYMITGAVLAVAVIVDSLARRSRISHGRA
- a CDS encoding ATP-binding cassette domain-containing protein encodes the protein MSETSHTFDSRQPVLSLRGISKNFGAVSALTDIELDVHAGEVVALVGDNGAGKSTLVKILAGVHQPTSGTILFEGKQADLSSPSAALDLGIATVFQDLALCENLDVVANIFLGKELNPFQLDEVAMEIRAWKLLSELSARIPSVREPVASLSGGQRQTVAIARSLLLEPKLIMLDEPTAALGVAQTAEVLDLIERVRERGLGVIMISHNMEDVRAVADRIVVLRLGRNNGTFMPDASNEELVSAITGASNNSVSRRAMRRKAQSRENEEGRP